The following are encoded together in the Poseidonibacter lekithochrous genome:
- a CDS encoding ATP-binding protein, with product MFELKSLKKSVIYLVILFTMLFAITIAAISSLTLFNMKINSMQHNQTQLLKQIKYDVNKFILQVEKISFYLKKNTKNTNLFLENIINMNSTISTIMILNKNGSIKTIHSNCDKRIIDYQNYSKKVYVKHLNGKADSYWSDILISSLDKTASFVYSFKLKDEIVVVYISLNELAQLSNNLKNNDGSYMIRILDSKGAFILNEDNPKLVKEKFNTINTTLYKDLINKEKEYTITTFNNVSHGTMDYGMYTNLEKTNWKIVIRQNYSLMEQYLFDLIIVILITVIIFALIAIYFSYRFLNNIFGSLDRFQVQTSNIANGNYNNILEPTYFHEFNKLFLSFEKMRFEINAREKTLRNNLDNFKTLINSTMEGLVIHDTNTCIDINDVAVELLGYKSKEELLGASVENHISKRYRNLVKKHFKNNKFTKEPIEYQILTKDNKIKTVLGKGQEIEFEGRKLRISAFLDITNIKNQERIIIQQSKLASIGEMLTNIAHHWRQPLSTISTLSSGMKLENDLNILSTKKLSEGLSQINNTTQMLSTTINNFSDYFEPKKDIENFDLTDVLANSISFFEPIFSKHKINTLISYEDKNILRGYPYELTQVIVNIFNNSKDAFILNKIQNRHLIISTYKEVDKYVLSIKDSAGGIKNDLLEKIFDPYFTTKHKYKGTGLGLYMCHEIIVKHMDGIIYAKNVTFEIDKKEFKGLEIVIEFKI from the coding sequence ATGTTTGAGTTGAAAAGTCTTAAGAAATCAGTTATTTATTTAGTGATTTTATTTACAATGTTATTTGCAATTACCATTGCAGCAATCTCCTCATTAACGTTATTTAATATGAAAATTAATTCCATGCAACATAACCAAACTCAATTACTAAAACAAATAAAATATGATGTGAATAAGTTTATTCTTCAAGTGGAAAAAATATCTTTTTATTTGAAAAAAAATACAAAAAATACAAATCTATTTTTAGAAAATATAATTAATATGAATAGTACAATTTCGACTATTATGATTCTAAATAAAAATGGTTCTATTAAAACTATACATTCAAACTGTGATAAAAGAATTATAGATTATCAGAATTACTCAAAAAAGGTATATGTAAAACACTTAAATGGAAAGGCTGATAGTTATTGGTCAGATATTTTAATTTCGTCTTTAGATAAAACCGCTTCTTTCGTATATAGTTTTAAATTAAAAGATGAAATTGTTGTTGTTTATATATCTTTAAATGAATTGGCACAATTAAGTAATAATCTAAAAAATAATGATGGTTCATATATGATAAGAATTTTAGATTCAAAGGGTGCTTTTATTCTTAATGAAGATAATCCTAAATTAGTAAAAGAGAAGTTTAATACTATTAATACAACTTTGTATAAGGATTTAATTAACAAAGAAAAAGAGTACACAATTACAACTTTTAATAATGTATCCCATGGAACTATGGATTATGGAATGTATACTAATCTTGAAAAAACTAATTGGAAGATTGTAATTAGACAAAACTACTCTTTAATGGAACAATATTTATTTGATTTAATTATTGTTATTTTAATTACAGTAATTATTTTTGCTCTAATTGCTATATATTTTTCTTATAGATTTTTAAACAATATCTTTGGTTCTCTAGATAGATTTCAAGTGCAAACTTCAAATATTGCAAATGGAAATTATAATAATATTTTAGAACCAACGTATTTCCATGAATTTAATAAACTATTTTTATCATTTGAAAAGATGAGATTTGAAATAAATGCTAGGGAAAAAACTCTAAGAAACAATCTAGATAACTTTAAAACATTAATTAATTCTACTATGGAAGGTTTGGTAATTCATGATACAAATACCTGTATTGATATTAATGATGTAGCAGTAGAGTTATTAGGATATAAATCAAAAGAGGAATTATTAGGAGCTTCTGTTGAAAATCATATTTCAAAAAGATATAGAAACCTAGTTAAAAAACATTTTAAAAATAATAAGTTTACAAAAGAGCCAATAGAGTATCAAATATTAACAAAAGACAATAAGATTAAAACAGTATTAGGAAAAGGTCAAGAGATTGAATTTGAAGGAAGAAAACTTCGTATATCTGCCTTTTTAGATATTACTAATATTAAAAACCAAGAAAGAATTATTATTCAACAATCTAAACTTGCTTCCATTGGAGAAATGCTTACTAATATTGCTCATCACTGGAGACAACCCTTAAGTACAATTAGTACACTTTCAAGTGGAATGAAACTAGAGAATGATCTGAATATATTATCAACGAAAAAACTAAGTGAAGGTTTATCTCAGATTAATAATACTACACAAATGTTATCAACAACAATCAACAACTTTTCAGATTATTTTGAGCCAAAAAAAGATATTGAAAACTTTGACTTAACAGATGTATTAGCTAATTCTATTAGTTTCTTTGAACCAATTTTTAGTAAACATAAAATCAATACCTTAATATCTTACGAAGATAAAAATATCTTAAGAGGTTATCCTTATGAATTAACACAAGTTATTGTAAATATATTCAATAATTCTAAAGACGCATTTATTTTAAACAAAATACAAAATAGACACCTAATAATCTCTACATATAAAGAAGTTGATAAATATGTACTTTCTATAAAAGATTCAGCTGGTGGAATAAAAAATGATTTACTTGAGAAGATATTTGATCCATATTTTACTACTAAACATAAATATAAAGGTACAGGTTTAGGTTTATATATGTGTCACGAAATAATTGTAAAACATATGGATGGTATTATCTACGCAAAAAATGTAACATTTGAAATTGATAAAAAAGAATTCAAAGGATTAGAAATAGTAATTGAGTTTAAAATTTAG
- a CDS encoding MTH1187 family thiamine-binding protein yields MSVLLEMSMFPTDKNESKSKEVSQVIKVIKDNGFPYQLTAMATIIETTNIKDALALVEKCYEKLEELDCNRVYASLKFDIRKNHENRLENKIKSVEKHIGEVSK; encoded by the coding sequence ATGTCAGTTCTTCTAGAGATGTCGATGTTCCCAACAGATAAAAATGAAAGTAAAAGTAAAGAAGTTTCTCAAGTAATAAAAGTTATTAAAGATAATGGTTTCCCATACCAATTAACTGCAATGGCTACAATTATTGAAACAACAAATATTAAAGATGCTTTAGCTTTAGTTGAAAAATGTTATGAAAAACTTGAAGAGTTAGATTGTAATAGAGTTTATGCTTCTTTAAAATTTGATATTAGAAAAAATCATGAAAATAGATTAGAGAATAAAATCAAATCAGTAGAAAAACATATTGGAGAAGTTTCAAAATAG
- a CDS encoding ABC transporter substrate-binding protein produces MKKKHLLIIILLILLTVLIMFFRKEEETVKIGFVGALTSKYSVLGNAMMNGVLLAFEEVDYTVDNKKIELLFKDDKKDIELNKKIVNDFIDQGIKIVIGNVTSSMSKVSMSIINNYDDMFMISASSASNEFTKKDDRFFRVHVANNAQRFHSFTKYIKDKNYKKVYGIYDPFNKTYTHDYLVNFEKSFISNGGSSFVKFSPTNKDLDLLVDDIRNTKPDIIVICANSVDAARVIQYLRLNKIDTQVASSEWAMTESFLENTGKTSEGVIFNIDYDEYSNNKRFKEFVKRYENKYKQKPSIFASKAYELSTIIIELLKKGDETKLKENLLLQEKFQGLQDMIVFDKYGDVIRDFITFEVKDGKYKKVQ; encoded by the coding sequence ATGAAAAAGAAACATCTTCTAATTATTATTTTACTAATATTGTTAACTGTTTTAATTATGTTTTTCAGAAAAGAAGAAGAGACCGTAAAGATAGGTTTTGTGGGTGCTTTAACTTCTAAATATTCTGTTTTAGGTAATGCAATGATGAACGGAGTTCTTTTAGCTTTTGAAGAAGTAGATTATACTGTTGATAATAAAAAAATTGAATTGTTATTTAAAGATGATAAAAAAGATATAGAATTAAACAAAAAAATTGTAAACGATTTTATAGATCAAGGTATAAAAATAGTAATAGGAAATGTTACAAGTTCAATGTCTAAAGTCTCAATGTCAATTATTAATAATTATGATGATATGTTTATGATTTCTGCCTCTTCTGCTAGTAATGAATTTACAAAAAAAGATGATAGATTTTTTAGAGTTCACGTGGCAAATAATGCTCAACGATTTCACTCCTTTACAAAATACATAAAAGATAAAAATTATAAAAAAGTATATGGAATATATGATCCATTTAATAAAACTTATACTCACGATTATTTGGTGAATTTTGAAAAAAGTTTTATTTCAAATGGAGGAAGTTCTTTTGTAAAGTTTTCACCTACAAATAAAGATTTAGATTTATTGGTTGATGATATAAGAAATACTAAACCTGATATTATTGTTATTTGTGCAAACTCAGTTGATGCAGCAAGAGTAATTCAATATTTAAGGCTAAATAAAATAGATACACAAGTCGCTTCTTCTGAGTGGGCAATGACAGAATCTTTTCTAGAAAATACTGGTAAAACTTCAGAGGGTGTTATTTTTAATATTGATTATGATGAATACTCAAACAATAAAAGATTTAAAGAGTTTGTAAAAAGATATGAAAATAAATATAAACAAAAACCATCAATTTTTGCTTCTAAAGCTTATGAACTATCTACGATAATTATTGAATTACTTAAAAAAGGTGATGAAACTAAACTAAAAGAAAACTTGCTTTTACAAGAAAAATTCCAAGGTTTGCAAGATATGATTGTATTTGATAAGTATGGAGATGTGATAAGAGATTTTATTACATTTGAAGTTAAAGATGGAAAGTACAAAAAAGTTCAATGA
- the msrA gene encoding peptide-methionine (S)-S-oxide reductase MsrA: MSEKIKSAYFAGGCFWGVEYHFEKLNGVIAAISGYMGGEVENPDYKSICTGATGHLEVVRVDYDESIVSFEVLAKLFFEIHDFTQTNGQGPDIGSQYLSAIFYADDEQKLVSEKVIKELEDMNYKVATSLYELVPFYEAEDYHQDYYDRHQKVPYCHSYNKIF; the protein is encoded by the coding sequence ATGAGTGAAAAAATTAAAAGTGCATATTTTGCAGGTGGATGTTTTTGGGGTGTTGAATATCATTTTGAAAAATTAAATGGTGTAATAGCAGCTATTTCAGGATATATGGGTGGAGAAGTAGAAAATCCAGATTATAAAAGTATCTGTACCGGAGCTACTGGACATTTAGAAGTTGTAAGAGTAGATTATGATGAAAGTATTGTTTCTTTTGAAGTTTTAGCAAAACTATTTTTTGAAATACATGACTTTACTCAAACTAATGGACAAGGTCCCGATATTGGAAGTCAATATTTATCAGCAATTTTTTATGCAGATGATGAACAAAAATTAGTAAGTGAAAAAGTGATAAAAGAGTTAGAAGATATGAATTATAAGGTTGCTACTTCTTTATATGAATTAGTACCATTTTATGAAGCTGAAGATTATCATCAGGATTATTATGACAGGCACCAAAAGGTACCTTATTGCCATAGTTATAATAAAATTTTTTAG
- a CDS encoding methionine-R-sulfoxide reductase, which translates to MNFNKLNDEEKRVIENKGTEMPFSGEYNDFYEEGTFNCRKCNTALYKSNSKFSSGCGWPSFDDEIKGAVTRVPDADGRRVEIVCASCGGHLGHVFEGEGFTEKNTRHCVNSVSLKFEAK; encoded by the coding sequence ATGAATTTTAATAAATTAAACGATGAAGAAAAAAGAGTAATAGAAAATAAAGGTACAGAAATGCCATTTTCTGGCGAATATAATGATTTTTATGAGGAAGGTACATTTAATTGTAGAAAATGTAATACAGCTTTATATAAATCAAATAGTAAATTTAGTTCAGGCTGTGGCTGGCCTAGTTTTGATGACGAAATCAAAGGTGCTGTAACAAGAGTACCTGATGCTGATGGAAGAAGAGTTGAAATAGTATGTGCATCTTGTGGTGGGCATTTAGGACATGTTTTTGAAGGTGAAGGTTTCACGGAAAAAAATACTAGACATTGTGTAAACTCAGTGTCATTAAAATTTGAAGCGAAATAA
- a CDS encoding ATP-binding protein has translation MIKSKSLKKQILQQLIIFSIVVIVIVGLLSMYNLYTSKLKIIQHNQEQVLSQVEHEVNKFLLDVSNITEFIAMNYEFDQYILKNIVRTNASISSILILDKDGKIEDFYALSNLNIYKGFDYSNKKYFKNLRESKNKDYWSSIFLSTVDEEPSLSYSYRYKNKTIVMMIRLKEISQFITRFRNYDSSHMVRILDNEGIMILNPDSSELVLQRFNATSSEIYTKLINHQKSYSQINYKSIKNKTNEYGMYSTIKKTNWKIVVRENYQEILDELNEMILGIVLFILIFIIFSIFFSLRISKKLFKSIDDLQRITKSISDGKYDAKLEKTYYKEFNHLLKSFNKMQVKIDKREEKLESSLKSFKSLFNSTMEIIILYKDGICVDVNKVAVNFLGYKTKKDLIDKKLSFLIGDKYTEKTKINANRISEFQITTEDKRNYICIGKTQSILINKEEFSLLTFIDISELKQKDKLLFQQSKMASMGEMIGNIAHQWRQPLSIITTCASGVKFEKEFSSLSDEKLVSSMDLIVNNTKYLSSTIDDFRNFFKKDKTVVEFNLSNYTNKAIHLMIPSLKNGDIHIETILDDELNVDGFPNEFLQVLINIFNNSKDAFDMSTKEDKTIHVISYKKNNQCIIEIKDNAGGIPLQIIENIFDPYFTTKHQSKGTGIGLYMSHQIISKHMNGKISVKNNFNKKTNTIYGCTFVITLPIYQSNYLGDYSI, from the coding sequence ATGATTAAAAGTAAAAGTTTAAAAAAACAAATTCTTCAACAATTGATTATATTTTCAATTGTAGTTATTGTTATTGTTGGTTTACTTTCAATGTATAACTTGTATACTTCAAAACTAAAAATAATACAACATAATCAAGAACAAGTATTATCCCAAGTTGAACATGAAGTTAATAAGTTTTTATTAGATGTTTCTAATATTACTGAATTTATTGCTATGAATTATGAATTTGATCAATATATTCTTAAAAATATAGTACGTACTAATGCAAGTATTTCAAGTATTTTAATACTGGATAAAGATGGAAAAATTGAAGATTTTTATGCTTTATCAAATTTAAATATTTATAAAGGATTTGATTATTCAAATAAGAAGTATTTTAAAAACTTAAGAGAAAGTAAAAACAAAGATTATTGGTCAAGCATTTTTCTTTCAACTGTAGATGAAGAGCCATCTTTGTCATATAGTTATAGATATAAAAATAAAACAATTGTTATGATGATTAGATTAAAAGAGATATCTCAATTTATTACTAGATTCAGAAATTATGATTCTTCTCATATGGTTAGAATACTTGATAATGAAGGTATTATGATTTTAAATCCTGATTCAAGTGAATTAGTTTTACAAAGGTTTAATGCAACTTCGTCAGAAATTTACACTAAATTAATTAATCATCAAAAGTCTTATTCTCAAATAAATTATAAATCAATAAAAAATAAAACAAATGAATATGGTATGTATTCAACAATCAAAAAAACAAACTGGAAAATTGTAGTTAGGGAAAACTATCAAGAAATACTTGATGAGTTAAATGAAATGATTTTAGGGATAGTTCTATTTATTCTTATCTTTATTATCTTTTCTATTTTCTTCTCTTTAAGAATTTCAAAAAAACTTTTTAAATCTATAGATGATTTACAAAGAATTACAAAATCAATTTCTGATGGGAAGTATGATGCTAAATTAGAGAAGACCTATTATAAAGAGTTTAATCACCTTTTAAAAAGTTTTAATAAGATGCAAGTAAAAATTGATAAAAGAGAAGAAAAACTAGAATCTTCATTAAAAAGTTTTAAGTCTTTATTTAATTCAACTATGGAAATTATAATATTATATAAAGATGGTATTTGTGTTGATGTAAATAAGGTAGCTGTTAACTTCTTAGGTTATAAAACTAAAAAAGATTTAATTGATAAAAAGTTGTCATTTTTAATTGGTGATAAATATACTGAGAAAACAAAGATTAATGCTAATAGAATATCTGAATTTCAAATTACTACAGAAGATAAAAGGAATTATATTTGTATAGGTAAAACTCAATCCATTCTAATAAATAAAGAAGAATTTTCTTTATTAACATTTATAGATATATCAGAGTTAAAACAAAAAGATAAATTACTGTTTCAACAATCAAAAATGGCTTCTATGGGAGAAATGATAGGTAATATTGCTCACCAGTGGAGACAACCTTTGAGTATTATTACTACTTGTGCTAGTGGGGTTAAGTTTGAAAAAGAGTTTTCATCGCTCTCGGATGAAAAACTAGTAAGTTCAATGGATTTAATTGTTAATAATACAAAATATCTATCTAGTACAATCGATGATTTTAGAAACTTTTTCAAAAAAGATAAAACTGTAGTTGAATTTAATTTAAGTAATTATACTAATAAAGCTATTCATTTAATGATTCCTAGTTTAAAAAATGGAGATATTCATATAGAAACAATCTTAGATGATGAATTAAATGTTGATGGTTTCCCAAATGAATTCTTACAAGTATTAATTAATATCTTTAATAACTCTAAAGATGCTTTTGATATGAGTACGAAAGAAGATAAAACAATACATGTAATTTCTTATAAGAAAAATAATCAGTGCATTATTGAAATAAAAGATAATGCAGGTGGAATACCTCTTCAAATAATTGAAAATATATTTGATCCATATTTTACTACTAAACACCAATCTAAAGGTACTGGTATTGGTTTATATATGTCCCATCAAATAATTTCAAAACATATGAATGGGAAAATTAGTGTTAAGAACAACTTCAATAAAAAAACAAATACTATTTATGGTTGTACTTTTGTAATTACACTTCCTATATATCAAAGTAACTATTTAGGAGACTATTCTATATAA
- a CDS encoding ATP-dependent Clp protease ATP-binding subunit — protein MNKLFEKLTNQMAEGIDSSVALSLHNKNQEVEIIHFLWAMLTNTNSVLNQLLNKMNIDKAAIELEAKSYASKLTTVSSVTKESIKLSRNFVGSLEKAEGIAAKNGDKFIAIDSWLIANFDSKELKEVLGKYINLYDAKKELEAMRAGATIDSASSDENLEALGKYGIDLNQKAINGELDPVIGRDEQINRMMQILIRKTKNNPILLGEPGTGKTAIAEGLAQRIVEKQVPTSLQNKKVITLDMSAMIAGAKYRGEFEDRLKSVIDEVKKAGNVILFIDEIHTIIGAGASEGSMDAANILKPSLARGELHTIGATTLKEYRKYFEKDTAMQRRFQPVNVDEPTVNEALQILRGIKEKLETHHNVTINDSALISAAKLSNRYITDRFLPDKAIDLIDEAAAELKMQIESEPTVLSTLKRQIQTIHVEKEALKMEKSKKNEQRLDEIEKELANLNEEKQGLESRFENEKQTFNLASELRAKIDELKTKAERAKRESKFEEAASIEYGEIPTLEQKIKDNEEKWQRMQDAGTLLRNSVDEESIASIVSRWTGIPVNKMMDSEKQKVLRVEQVLKEDVIGQDEALKAISRAIKRNKAGLSDESRPIGSFMFLGPTGVGKTEAAKTLAKFLFDDAKSLIRFDMSEYMEKHAASRLIGAAPGYVGYEEGGQLTEAVRRKPYSVILFDEIEKAHPDVFNILLQVLDDGRLTDNKGVTVDFKNTIIILTSNIGSAKIIEIDDKESRKVEVLNELKSHFRPEFLNRLDDIVIFEQLGLEAITNIVDIMFETIKVKLEQKDIHISLSTKAKEYVALAGFDPVYGARPLKRAIYEIVEDKLADLILEDKIQEGSKVKFDVQNDEVLAIIS, from the coding sequence ATGAATAAATTATTTGAAAAACTTACTAACCAAATGGCTGAAGGTATTGATTCATCAGTAGCTTTGAGCTTACATAATAAAAACCAAGAAGTAGAGATTATTCACTTTCTATGGGCTATGCTTACAAATACAAACTCAGTACTAAACCAATTATTAAATAAAATGAATATAGATAAAGCAGCAATAGAATTAGAAGCAAAATCTTATGCTTCAAAATTAACTACAGTTTCAAGTGTAACAAAAGAGAGTATTAAACTATCAAGAAACTTTGTAGGCAGTTTAGAAAAAGCAGAAGGAATAGCTGCTAAAAATGGTGATAAATTTATTGCTATTGATTCATGGCTTATTGCTAACTTTGACTCAAAAGAGTTAAAGGAAGTATTAGGGAAGTATATAAACCTATATGATGCGAAAAAAGAACTTGAAGCTATGAGAGCCGGTGCAACTATTGATTCTGCAAGTTCTGATGAAAACTTAGAAGCTTTAGGTAAATATGGAATAGATTTAAATCAAAAAGCTATTAATGGTGAACTTGATCCTGTAATTGGTAGAGATGAACAAATTAATAGAATGATGCAAATTCTAATTAGAAAAACAAAAAACAATCCTATTTTATTAGGTGAACCGGGAACTGGTAAAACTGCAATTGCAGAGGGATTAGCTCAAAGAATAGTTGAGAAACAAGTTCCAACAAGTCTGCAAAACAAAAAAGTAATTACTCTTGATATGTCTGCAATGATTGCAGGTGCTAAGTATAGAGGTGAATTTGAGGATAGATTAAAGTCTGTAATAGATGAAGTTAAAAAAGCTGGAAATGTAATACTATTTATTGATGAGATTCATACAATAATAGGAGCAGGGGCTAGCGAAGGTTCTATGGATGCTGCTAATATCTTAAAACCAAGTTTAGCTAGAGGTGAATTACATACTATTGGTGCAACTACACTTAAAGAGTATAGAAAGTATTTTGAAAAAGATACAGCAATGCAAAGACGGTTCCAACCTGTAAATGTTGATGAACCTACAGTAAACGAAGCCTTACAAATATTAAGAGGTATTAAAGAGAAGTTAGAAACACATCATAATGTAACTATTAATGACTCAGCGCTTATAAGTGCTGCTAAATTATCTAATAGATATATAACAGATAGATTCTTACCAGATAAAGCAATTGACTTAATAGATGAAGCTGCAGCAGAGCTTAAAATGCAAATAGAGTCAGAGCCAACTGTTCTTTCAACGCTAAAAAGACAAATCCAAACTATCCATGTGGAAAAAGAAGCATTAAAGATGGAGAAGTCTAAAAAGAATGAACAAAGATTAGATGAAATAGAAAAAGAGTTAGCTAATCTAAATGAAGAAAAACAAGGTTTAGAATCAAGATTTGAAAATGAAAAACAAACCTTTAATCTAGCAAGTGAATTAAGAGCTAAGATAGATGAGCTAAAAACAAAAGCTGAAAGAGCAAAAAGAGAATCTAAGTTTGAAGAAGCTGCATCTATAGAGTATGGAGAAATTCCAACATTAGAGCAGAAGATAAAAGACAATGAAGAAAAATGGCAAAGAATGCAAGATGCAGGAACACTTCTTCGAAACTCAGTAGATGAAGAATCAATTGCTAGTATAGTTTCAAGATGGACAGGAATTCCAGTAAATAAAATGATGGACTCAGAGAAACAAAAAGTATTAAGAGTTGAGCAAGTACTGAAAGAAGATGTCATAGGGCAAGATGAAGCTTTAAAAGCAATATCAAGAGCTATTAAGAGAAACAAAGCCGGATTAAGTGATGAAAGTAGACCAATAGGTTCTTTTATGTTCTTAGGACCTACCGGAGTTGGTAAAACAGAAGCTGCTAAAACACTTGCTAAGTTCTTATTTGATGATGCAAAATCACTTATTAGATTTGATATGAGTGAATATATGGAAAAACATGCAGCAAGTAGACTAATAGGAGCTGCTCCTGGATATGTTGGATATGAAGAGGGTGGACAATTAACAGAAGCTGTTAGAAGAAAACCATACTCAGTAATACTATTCGATGAAATAGAAAAGGCACATCCAGATGTATTTAATATCTTACTTCAAGTATTAGATGATGGAAGACTAACAGATAACAAAGGTGTTACAGTTGATTTTAAAAATACTATTATAATTTTAACATCAAACATTGGTAGTGCTAAGATTATTGAAATAGATGATAAAGAATCTAGAAAAGTTGAGGTTCTAAATGAATTAAAATCACACTTTAGACCAGAGTTTTTAAATAGATTAGATGATATTGTTATTTTTGAACAACTTGGACTTGAGGCTATTACAAATATAGTAGATATTATGTTTGAAACTATTAAAGTAAAACTTGAACAAAAAGATATTCATATCTCTTTATCAACAAAAGCTAAAGAGTATGTAGCACTTGCTGGTTTTGATCCTGTGTATGGAGCTAGACCACTTAAGAGAGCTATTTATGAAATAGTTGAAGATAAACTTGCTGATTTAATTTTAGAAGATAAAATTCAAGAGGGATCTAAAGTAAAATTCGATGTACAAAACGATGAGGTACTAGCTATAATAAGCTAG
- a CDS encoding ribonuclease HII produces MLCGIDEAGRGPIAGPLVVAGAIFKEEISGLNDSKVLSEKKREKLFDEIKEKTHYHIVFTSAKQIDEKGISACLKDSIKEIMNNLKKETDVFLMDGNTSFGIETLQHKIKADATVPEVSAASILAKVSRDRYMCKIAPNYEKYNFQKHKGYGTKAHVEAIKEFGRSDEHRFTFRLKALGEGVEGVQKSLF; encoded by the coding sequence ATGTTATGTGGAATAGATGAAGCAGGACGAGGACCAATTGCAGGACCTTTAGTTGTTGCTGGAGCCATTTTTAAAGAAGAAATATCAGGATTAAATGATTCAAAAGTTTTAAGTGAAAAGAAAAGAGAAAAACTATTTGATGAAATAAAAGAAAAGACTCATTATCATATTGTATTTACAAGTGCAAAACAAATTGATGAAAAAGGTATTTCAGCTTGTTTAAAAGACTCAATAAAAGAGATTATGAATAATCTTAAAAAAGAAACTGATGTTTTTTTAATGGATGGAAATACATCTTTTGGAATTGAAACTCTACAACATAAAATAAAAGCAGATGCAACAGTACCAGAAGTTAGTGCTGCTTCAATTCTTGCAAAAGTTAGTAGAGATAGATATATGTGTAAAATTGCACCTAATTATGAAAAGTATAACTTCCAAAAACACAAAGGTTATGGAACAAAAGCTCATGTAGAAGCAATTAAAGAGTTTGGTAGAAGTGATGAACATAGATTTACATTTAGACTAAAAGCTTTGGGTGAAGGTGTAGAAGGGGTTCAAAAAAGTCTATTTTAG
- a CDS encoding response regulator, producing MKRVQDNSKILLVDDDAKNLQVAMSILKEYNVIYAQSGHKALELLETNAFDLILLDVVMPTLDGYEVCQRIKVDDRFKNIPIIFLTVKDDKNDIVKGFEYGAVDYITKPFFSEVLLKRVELHLSLSHALKDLKVMNTNLNDLVEEQVEELRRKEQILFQQSKLSAMSDMIDAISREWNQPLNIIKLYLQSLNLQFSIEDIDIKQSQEMIEKTILEVTKLDDTMQNFQKFFKNDIEKQSVNIKVLLDNVVFLFKDQINKRKIDVSIDGSNLINFNFIYDEVKHIFMKLLSFSLKNFADMNKEKKFITFNINEDNNSIYINYKDNCSLDDDKCISNEFDLNSEFSNESFDLGFYLMGVFIEKNGGFLDVIKNNEGVCLSIRFDK from the coding sequence ATGAAAAGAGTACAAGATAATAGTAAAATTTTATTAGTTGATGATGATGCAAAGAATTTACAAGTAGCAATGAGTATTCTAAAAGAGTACAATGTAATATATGCACAAAGTGGTCATAAAGCTTTAGAGTTACTAGAAACTAATGCTTTTGATTTAATATTACTAGATGTTGTTATGCCTACACTTGATGGTTATGAAGTATGTCAAAGAATTAAAGTTGATGATAGATTCAAGAATATCCCTATAATTTTCCTTACTGTAAAAGATGATAAAAATGATATTGTTAAAGGTTTTGAATATGGAGCAGTTGATTATATAACTAAACCATTTTTCTCAGAAGTTCTTCTAAAAAGAGTTGAATTACATCTTAGTTTATCCCATGCTCTAAAAGATTTGAAAGTAATGAATACAAATTTAAATGATTTAGTAGAAGAGCAAGTAGAAGAGTTAAGAAGAAAAGAACAAATTTTATTTCAACAATCTAAACTATCAGCAATGAGTGATATGATAGATGCTATTTCAAGGGAGTGGAATCAACCACTTAATATAATCAAACTATATTTACAATCATTAAACTTACAATTCTCCATAGAAGATATTGATATTAAACAGTCACAAGAAATGATAGAAAAAACAATTTTAGAAGTTACAAAACTTGATGATACTATGCAAAATTTTCAGAAGTTTTTTAAAAATGATATTGAAAAACAAAGTGTTAATATCAAAGTATTATTAGATAATGTTGTATTTTTATTTAAAGATCAAATTAACAAAAGAAAAATCGATGTATCAATTGATGGCTCAAACCTAATAAACTTTAATTTTATATACGATGAGGTAAAACATATATTTATGAAATTACTCTCTTTTTCATTGAAAAACTTTGCAGATATGAATAAAGAAAAAAAGTTTATTACTTTTAATATAAATGAAGATAACAATTCTATTTATATTAACTACAAAGATAATTGTTCTCTAGATGATGATAAATGCATTAGTAATGAGTTTGATTTAAATTCTGAATTTTCCAATGAGTCTTTTGATTTAGGTTTTTATTTAATGGGTGTATTTATTGAAAAAAATGGTGGTTTTTTAGATGTTATAAAAAATAATGAGGGTGTTTGCCTTTCAATAAGATTCGATAAATAG